The DNA region GCGCGGAACAGCTCGCAGGACGCGGAGCACGCGTGGGGGCCGGTGCGGAGACCACTCCGGGCCGGCCCCGTTGCTTCTTCCGCCGGATCAGGCGGCCTTCACCACCTGACCGGTCCGCAGCGGCCTGTGCGGGGCGATGACCTGTCCGTCCGGGAGCAGCTCACCGGTGTCCTCGAAGAGCAGGACGCCGTTGCACAGCAGGCTCCAGCCCTGTTCCGGGTGGTGCGCCATGAGACGTGCGGCTTCCCGGTCGTTGGAGTCTGCGGTCGGGCATGGTGGCTGGTGCTGACACATGGATGGGTTCTTTCGCTGCGTTGAGTCGAGTGTCCTGCGGCGTGGCGATGCGTTCATGGTCGCCCCGTATCAAGTCGGTCCGGTCCCAGTGTTGCCCCACGGGCCTCGGTCCGCAGGGATTTCACGACAGCTCCCGTTCTCCTTCCATGACGCATCACCCGGCCGGGCGGTTCAAAGCAACCGCACTGCCTCTTCGGGTGGTTCGGGGTGGCCCGACCGGGCTAGTCCGGACGGGTAAGGACGGCGCCCCCGCCGTGGTGCTCGGCGGGGGCGCGTGAGGCAGGGGGATCAGGCGGGCGATCCCAGGAGGCCCGGGAGACCGGGAAGCTCAGGAGCGGGGGCCGGGGTGACGCGCAGGGTCATGACCGGAAGCAGGTCGGCGACCCGGTGCGGAAGGTGCGCGGTGATACCGGGGGGCGCGGGCGCCAGCGGCACCAGTACGTCGGCCGGATCGAGCGTGCCGCCGGCGGCGTCGGCCTCCGTGTCGTTGTGCAGCCACAGCGTGAGCATGTAGAGCTCCGGCACCGACAGCAGCCGCGGCTGGTAGTGCGTGGTCGCCGACTCCGCCTGCCGGACGGCGAGTTCGGTCGAGACGATGTAGGGGCCCTCGAAGAAGTGCGAGAAGGTCCAGCCGTCGGGGGTGATCATGGTGTCGGCGGCGGCCACGGCGCGGTCGCCGTTGCGGATCAGGAAGCGCCAGCCGGCGAGACGGGTGCGCGGCGCGGCCTCGTCGGGCACGATGCGGTCCAGTACGTGGACCGGGAGCGGAAGTTCGGGGCTCAGCGATCCCTGGACGGACCGGAGAGCCGGCGTGTGGGCCTCGCGGACTGCGGTGGGAGAACCGAGTGCCGCGAGAACGCTGCGCAATGCGGGCGCGGGGGCCGGGTAGACATGCAGCGGCATAGTGGGTCGCCTCTCACTTCGGAGACACGGTGATGCGTGGGCGGGTGCAGACGGCGCTGTCGGCGTGCGGGGCCAGAGGAAGGCCGGTGACGGGCGGACGGGCCGGTGCGTCAACTCTCTGCCTCGTGCGCAGAGTTTATACGACAAATGTTCACATGATGTTTCGGCTAGCCGTTCCGCATATTCCGCGCAAGACACATTCAGGCCCTCGAATTGCGGAGTTTCTGTTGGTTCGGCCCGTCTCGGACGTCCTCTGCCAGGTATTTCCCCGGCCGGGCGGTAGGCTGAAACCCGTCGATCATTACAGCCGGGACTCGACAGCGGTACCGCTTATGCCGCATGCCGAAGGAATGTGCCTCCGGCGTTCGTCGACAGACTACTGGGTAGATGTGACCCGCGGGGGCGTTACGGATCAGCTCCTCGGGGCATTATCGATCGTGAT from Streptomyces sp. B1I3 includes:
- a CDS encoding DUF5999 family protein — translated: MCQHQPPCPTADSNDREAARLMAHHPEQGWSLLCNGVLLFEDTGELLPDGQVIAPHRPLRTGQVVKAA